The Streptomyces halobius genomic interval AGCCTGAGCTGTTGGCGCACGCTCGTGGGCATGCACATCCCGGTCGGGTTGTGAAAGTCAGGTATTAGGTAGGCCAGGTCCGCGGCTTGCCCGGCTGCTTGGAGTTGCTCGGTGTCCCAGCCGGAAGACGCCACGGCGACGGGCAGAAGTCGGGCGCGCGCTTGAGTGAATGTCGTGATCGCGTGTGGGTAGGTCGGATGGTCGATGAGGACTTTGCCGCGTGGCGACAGGAGTATTCGTGTCAGAAGTGCGAGCGCGTGCTGTGCGCCGTTGGTGATCAGGATGTGATCGGGCCGGGTGGGCAGTCCTCGCCGCTGATACCAGTGGGCGACTGCTTCGCGCAGCTCCGCGGTGCCGTATCGGTCGTAGCCGTGCCGCTCGAAGTGTCGTGGCAGCTGTTCGAGAGCGGTCGCGAACGCAGCGTGGAGGATTTCTACGGGCGCAGCCGGCGCGGCAAAGGACAGGTCGATGGTCTCTGCGTCCGTGCCGACCGGGTGCTCGGACGTGGTGTCATCAGGCAGCCGTACCGTCGCCCTGGTGCGCGCCTGTGTGGCGAGGTATCCGTGCTCGACCAGCGTGCGAAATGAGGTACCGACGGTGGTTCTGCTCGTGCCGAGCGCGACAGCCAGGTCACGCTCGCTCGGCAGGGCCGCGCCAAGGGAGAGGCGTCCATCCAGGATGAGCAGACGCAGCCTGTCGGAGAGACGTTGATGCGCTGGCCCCGGCCCCTCCTGCCAGGTCCCCAACATCCGCGCTACCGCGTGCGTGCTGATTTTCACCAGACCAGCATAGCCAATCTGGCTATGGAATCCAGGTCCAGATCACCCAGAGACTCGCCATATGGCACCTCCCGCTTCCACGGCACACACCTCAGTCCCGGCTCGTCACGACCCACCCGTACTACCGCGCATGAACGCATTTGCCCAGGTCCGGGCGGCCCGAAAGGCACGTCGGATCCCCCAGCTCCTGCTCGGCTTGATGGGCTACGGGTCCGCCGTCATGCTGCTCGTCCAGTCCGGGCTTGGCGCGGCCAGCTGGAACGTGCTCACAGAAGGCACCGC includes:
- the yczR gene encoding MocR-like transcription factor YczR, with the translated sequence MKISTHAVARMLGTWQEGPGPAHQRLSDRLRLLILDGRLSLGAALPSERDLAVALGTSRTTVGTSFRTLVEHGYLATQARTRATVRLPDDTTSEHPVGTDAETIDLSFAAPAAPVEILHAAFATALEQLPRHFERHGYDRYGTAELREAVAHWYQRRGLPTRPDHILITNGAQHALALLTRILLSPRGKVLIDHPTYPHAITTFTQARARLLPVAVASSGWDTEQLQAAGQAADLAYLIPDFHNPTGMCMPTSVRQQLRLACPTVVDETMADLALDIPSPEPLALHMPAAISIGSVSKSVWGGLRIGWIRALPSLLERVEKARPTTDLGTPVVEQLATAVLLNEHQAQRPDTLQQLRSQRDALRQALTEHLPDVHALQPAGGVTLWATFPGPVSSRLAAMAPDHGVTIAAGPRFGIGGAFERNIRLPYTLPSSQLIQAIRRLAQAQQALAQGATGTHTPAPIA